One window from the genome of Podospora pseudocomata strain CBS 415.72m chromosome 6, whole genome shotgun sequence encodes:
- a CDS encoding hypothetical protein (BUSCO:EOG0926310O; EggNog:ENOG503NV2T; COG:Q), whose protein sequence is MASQITQLLEKALHFWNAVPQPLQYTFAALGALYVLRGALSFVRLLLNSFILSGPNLRKYGKKGTWAVVTGASDGLGKEFASQLASKGFNLVLVSRTQSKLDALAKELRLKWSGLETKVLAMDFSQDNDEDYERLAKLIAGLDVGILINNVGQSHSIPVSFLDTEKTELQNIVTINCLGTLKTTKVVAPILAARKKGLILTMGSFAGTMPTPYLATYSGSKAFLQHWSSSLASELAPHGVDVQFVISYLVTTAMSKVRRTSLLIPGPKQFVKAALGKIGLDSNENFPNTYTPWWSHNVFKWIIDSTVGNTSAFTIWQNRKMHVDIRNRALRKAAREAKKQ, encoded by the exons ATGGCTTCGCAAATCACCCAGCTCCTGGAGAAGGCTCTCCACTTCTGGAATGCTGTCCCTCAGCCACTCCAGTACACCTTTGCTGCTCTCGGCGCTCTCTACGTTCTGAGGGGCGCTCTCAGCTTCGTCCGCCTCCTCTTGAACTCATTCATCCTCAGTGGTCCCAAC CTTCGCAAGTATGGCAAGAAGGGCACCTGGGCCGTCGTCACCGGTGCGTCTGATGGTCTCGGCAAGGAGTTCGCCTCTCAGCTCGCCTCCAAGGGCttcaacctcgtcctcgtctcccGCACCCAGTCTAAGCTCGATGCTCTCGCCAAGGAGTTGCGTTTGAAGTGGTCCGGTCTCGAGACCAAGGTTCTCGCCATGGATTTCTCCCAGGACAACGATGAGGACTACGAGCGCCTGGCCAAGCTGATTGCTGGTCTTGATGTCGGTATCTTGATCAACAACGTCGGCCAGTCCCACAGCATCCCCGTATCCTTCCTCGATACCGAGAAGACCGAGCTCCAGaacattgtcaccatcaACTGCCTCGGCACTCTCAAGACCACCAAGGTCGTTGCTCCCATCCTCGCTGCTCGCAAGAAGGGTCTCATTCTCACCATGGGCTCCTTCGCCGGCACCATGCCCACCCCCTACCTCGCCACCTACAGCGGCAGCAAGGCTTTCCTCCAGCACTGGAGCTCTTCTCTCGCCTCGGAGCTTGCCCCCCATGGCGTTGATGTTCAGTTTGTCATCTCTTACCTCGTCACCACTGCCATGAGCAAGGTTCGCCGCaccagcctcctcatccctgGCCCCAAGCAGTTTGTCAAGGCTGCCCTTGGCAAGATTGGTCTCGACAGCAACGAGAACTTTCCCAACACCTATACCCCCTGGTGGAGCCACAACGTGTTCAAGTGGATCATTGACAGCACTGTTGGCAACACCAGCGCTTTCACTATCTGGCAGAACAGGAAGATGCACGTTGACATCCGCAACCGTGCCCTCCGGAAGGCTGCCCgtgaggccaagaagcagtAA
- a CDS encoding hypothetical protein (EggNog:ENOG503NU2K; BUSCO:EOG092606UX; COG:U; COG:Y), with the protein MEPSTPMRPIPGAYINTPAPNTTRRQLFTNNPGNGVPPPMALPPANPVGPGTQALVTGQLPAPPVARADVPLIETAGHVVNSNLLNDESYPDLDSYCRPGASSEYDIHPPDRPWAPFQKTHMYQIPDQIFDFLNGGEVFTKLGLFPELGYAWASIDSSLFLWDYTHPTPELIGYEELTTTITAVTLVAPKPGVFVKTITHILVISTTTDVVLVGVAAETNASGAKKVTLYQTKMAVHRGGSDVSYIVGTANGRIFVGGETDTDIHEIVYQQEERWFSSRCSKVNHTHPGWSSVVPLTNLPFGPRPHEHLVGLYVDDTRNLVYSLSDRSTIRTYHMEGPEKLTKVIEKDKTSILRDFAHLAAPSPLFTDRTTIVSLSPITATETSKLHLMALTDTGCRLLLSATSAASYTIGGGSSTLPPQSMQLQFIKFPPREEYQRTRDHRLQPIETVLDKTSQLLEISAMGVRFPPGYFFDVVRDRTAASDRLFISAPDTGRIKLTQPTSALKYFEQGTWIDLGAGNRTIEIGLTTKPFSANSQPLGFGNELAVQFDQAPGEFAILTNTGVHIIRRRRVVDMLATALRSVQGQGDDVLELEVRHFLAQYGRVETCSAALAVACGQGNDSRTGIGRSSDTGLANLARLVFVEYGGQARVAESDGRMAPQDSVRLSSRHDALVLYFTRLVRTLWKTKVVTIAKDGKEVTSTVDVKKLVQVQEQVDRLENFLETNKGTIQGLSGPPGTLTNRNDEIAAQKEHQAFHGMRQLMKSVTEGISFVTMLFSERVADIYGRLEPADQQRLSQLTYEHLFSQKAGKDLAKVLVKAIVNRNIANGANVDTVADGLRRRCGSFCSPDDVVIFKAQEQLQRASDQVANASAARLLLAESLRLFQEVAGSLSADNLERAVNQYIELKYYAGAIQLCLVVAKEKDRGNTALTWVMDNRPASDVRERAYNARKSCYILIQQVLDALEGYLSTEPETIDGRQTVAATKRKEAYDVVNNSDDQVFHIDLYEWYISKGWIDRLLAIDSPHVEAYLQQLSEQNYTHADLLCRWYTHRNFFFQAAQVQANIAKSDMAIPIKHRIKLLGLAKANASVNTAGVSRQQQQMLNHEVSEMLEMAHIQDDLLQRLLADGRIDNSRKAEVNDHLNGPILSVNELYNDYIDQAGYYDLSLLIFHLADFQNHRVIEETWSNLIHQVHNETEIKTELWNKRDGNGVPAELRDQIPEAEPPRPWECVAQNVQIIAHRASLDSLVFPVDKVIPMVCGYAIEYNQDLESPNWPMALFQQLHVPHALIVQVLEGVLDAQEVPFVGRKRKNVAGWVVAVVEDWVTSIQMRGGRNSADAGGVGVWVSELLGRVDALLRQFQSAGARTEADKKLRDEAAQLRGELATVKRRVDGLVAATAQGGMGGSVMGGFGFRGGLA; encoded by the exons ATGGAGCCCTCAACGCCCATGCGCCCCATCCCCGGCGCTTACATTAACACTCCTGCGCCAAACACCACGCGACGACAACTCTTTACCAACAACCCTGGGAATGGTGTGCCACCACCTATGGCACTCCCACCCGCGAACCCAGTTGGCCCCGGCACTCAGGCTCTCGTGACAGGCCAGCTTCCGGCACCGCCTGTTGCCCGCGCAGACGTCCCTCTGATCGAAACGGCTGGCCATGTTGTCAACTCAAATCTCCTCAACGATGAGAGCTATCCTGACCTGGACTCATACTGCCGAC CCGGCGCTTCCTCCGAGTATGACATCCATCCGCCGGACAGGCCATGGGCGCCTTTTCAAAAGACCCATATGTACCAAATTCCTGACCAGATCTTCGACTTCCTTAATGGGGGAGAGGTCTTCACGAAACTAGGCCTCTTCCCAGAGCTCGGATATGCCTGGGCCTCCATCGATAGTTCGCTCTTCCTCTGGGACTACACGCATCCCACGCCAGAACTCATCGGGTACGAGGaattgaccaccaccatcaccgccgttACCCTCGTTGCGCCAAAGCCAGGCGTATTCGTCAAGACCATTACACATATTCTTGTCATCTCCACAACAACCgatgttgttcttgttggcgTGGCGGCCGAGACCAATGCGTCGGGAGCCAAGAAGGTCACGCTCTACCAGACCAAGATGGCTGTGCACCGTGGTGGCAGTGATGTCAGTTACATCGTCGGAACCGCCAATGGGCGCATCTTTGTCGGTGGCGAAACGGACACCGACATCCACGAAATTGTTTaccagcaagaagagagaTGGTTCTCTAGCAGATGCAGCAAAGTCAACCATACCCATCCCGGCTGGTCCTCTGTTGTACCACTGACCAACTTGCCATTTGGCCCCCGGCCACACGAACACCTCGTGGGTCTCTATGTTGACGATACTCGAAACCTTGTGTACTCGCTATCTGACCGGTCGACCATCCGAACCTATCACATGGAGGGCCCCGAAAAGCTCACCAAGGTGATTGAGAAGGACAAGACCAGCATCCTCCGCGACTTTGCCCACCTGGCTGCCCCATCACCTCTCTTCACCGACAGGACTACCATTGTGTCACTCAGtcccatcaccgccaccgAGACGTCGAAACTCCATCTCATGGCTCTCACCGATACTGGCtgtcgccttcttctcagcgCCACGAGCGCTGCTTCATACACCATCGGCGGTGGGTCATccacccttcctcctcaaagtATGCAGCTGCAGTTTATCAAGTTCCCTCCCAGGGAGGAGTACCAACGGACTAGGGATCACAGACTCCAACCTATCGAGACGGTACTAGACAAGACATCGCAGCTTCTTGAAATTAGCGCAATGGGTGTGCGCTTCCCTCCAGGTTACTTCTTTGACGTCGTCCGTGACAGGACCGCTGCTTCGGACAGGCTTTTTATCTCGGCTCCCGATACGGGCCGGATCAAGTTGACACAGCCTACCTCGGCGCTGAAATACTTTGAGCAGGGCACGTGGATTGACCTCGGCGCCGGCAACCGAACCATTGAGATCGGTTTGACGACCAAGCCTTTCTCGGCAAACAGTCAGCCTCTAGGCTTCGGCAATGAGCTCGCTGTTCAGTTCGACCAGGCTCCCGGGGAGTTTGCGATTCTCACAAACACTGGCGTACACATCATTCGCCGgagaagggtggtggatatgcTTGCGACTGCCCTCAGATCTGTCCAAGGTCAGGGCGACGACGTGCTAGAGCTGGAGGTTCGCCACTTTCTTGCTCAGTACGGGAGAGTGGAAACCTGCTCGGCGGCGCTGGCAGTAGCGTGTGGTCAGGGCAACGACTCGCGGACGGGTATTGGGCGATCCTCGGACACCGGCCTTGCGAACCTTGCCCGCTTGGTATTTGTGGAATACGGTGGCCAAGCCAGAGTGGCGGAGTCAGACGGGCGCATGGCCCCTCAGGATTCTGTTAGGTTATCGTCCCGTCACGATGCGTTGGTGCTGTACTTTACCCGCCTTGTCAGGACACTCTGGAAAACCAAGGTCGTCACGATTGCGAAGGACGGCAAGGAGGTGACCTCGACCGTAGACGTCAAGAAATTGGTGCAGGTTCAGGAACAGGTCGACCGTCTGGAGAATTTCTTGGAGACCAACAAGGGCACGATCCAAGGCCTCTCTGGCCCTCCCGGTACTCTGACAAACAGAAATGACGAGATTGCTGCGCAAAAGGAACACCAGGCTTTCCACGGCATGCGTCAGCTCATGAAGAGTGTGACGGAGGGCATTTCCTTCGTCACTATGCTTTTTAGCGAGAGAGTTGCGGATATCTATGGTCGGCTCGAACCTGCCGACCAACAAAGGCTCTCTCAGCTTACCTATGAGCACCTGTTCTCCCAGAAGGCCGGAAAAGACCTCGCAAAGGTGTTGGTCAAAGCAATCGTCAACCGCAATATCGCTAATGGCGCCAATGTGGATACGGTCGCTGATGGCCTAAGGAGACGTTGCGGGAGCTTCTGCTCTCCTGACGATGTGGTCATCTTCAAGGCCCAAGAGCAGTTGCAGCGCGCGAGTGACCAGGTTGCTAATGCCAGCGCCGCTCGTCTGCTGCTGGCCGAGAGTTTGAGACTCTTTCAGGAGGTCGCTGGCAGTCTTTCTGCCGACAACCTCGAGAGGGCTGTTAACCAGTACATCGAGCTCAAGTACTACGCCGGTGCTATTCAGCTGTGCTTGGTGGTTGCCAAGGAAAAGGACCGGGGCAACACTGCATTGACATGGGTGATGGACAACAGGCCGGCGAGTGATGTTCGTGAGAGGGCGTACAATGCCAGGAAGAGCTGCTACATCCTGATTCAGCAGGTTCTTGACGCGCTCGAGGGTTACCTCTCCACGGAGCCTGAGACGATTGATGGGCGCCAAACGGTCGCTGCCACCAAGAGGAAAGAGGCCTACGATGTGGTTAACAACTCGGATGATCAAGTGTTTCACATTGACCTGTACGAGTGGTACATCTCCAAGGGCTGGATTGATAGGCTACTTGCCATTGACTCGCCACACGTTGAGGCTTACCTTCAGCAGCTCTCTGAGCAGAATTACACTCACGCTGACCTCCTCTGCCGGTGGTATACTCACCgcaacttcttcttccaagCGGCCCAAGTCCAAGCCAACATTGCCAAGTCGGACATGgccatccccatcaaacACCGCATCAAGCTGCTTGGTTTGGCCAAGGCGAATGCCAGTGTCAACACTGCTGGCGTGAGccgtcagcagcaacaaatGTTGAACCATGAGGTGTCTGAAATGCTCGAGATGGCGCACATCCAGGATGATTTGCTGCAGAGATTGCTTGCAGACGGCCGGATAGACAACAGCAGGAAGGCCGAGGTCAATGACCATTTGAACGGGCCGATCCTCAGCGTGAACGAG CTCTACAATGACTACATCGACCAAGCCGGGTACTACGACCTCAGCCTCTTGATCTTCCACCTTGCCGACTTCCAAAACCACCGCGTCATCGAGGAGACGTGGAgcaacctcatccaccagGTCCACAACGAGACGGAGATCAAGACGGAGCTGTGGAACAAGCGCGACGGGAATGGGGTACCTGCCGAGCTGCGGGATCAGATCCCCGAGGCTGAGCCGCCGAGGCCGTGGGAGTGTGTAGCGCAGAACGTGCAGATTATTGCTCACCGCGCCTCGCTGGACAGTCTCGTCTTCCCCGTCGACAAGGTCATCCCGATGGTGTGCGGTTATGCGATTGAGTACAACCAGGATTTGGAGAGCCCTAACTGGCCGATGGCGCTGTTTCAGCAGCTTCATGTCCCGCATGCGCTTATTGTgcaggtgttggagggggtgctgGATGCGCAGGAGGTTCCTTTtgtggggaggaagaggaagaatgtggctggctgggttgttgctgttgtggaggaTTGGGTGACTTCGATTcagatgaggggggggaggaattcggctgatgctggtggggttggggtttgggttaGTGAGTTGTTGGGACGGGTGGATGCGTTGCTCAGGCAGTTTCAGTCTGCGGGGGCGAGGACGGAGGCGGATAAGAAGTTGAGAGACGAGGCTGCGCagttgaggggggagttggctACCGTCAAGAGGAGGGTCGATGGGCTTGTAGCGGCGACGGCgcagggggggatggggggaagtgtgatgggaggttttggttttAGGGGCGGATTGGCTTAG
- a CDS encoding hypothetical protein (MEROPS:MER0163432; EggNog:ENOG503P1I0; COG:S), whose amino-acid sequence MAVAPEKIFAVLIGINNYRGQYNNVKNLYGCVKDVDIIDTLLTTTLRVPAGNVHTLTSPHGSTLETLPTKTNVLALIEEVAGRAVASGPGALFFLHYSGHGKRTKTIYHKPENGGLKSAGAYDEGLCTLGEPLMDVELSNVLDGPNELGLTVFVSLDCCHSGGADRDSLHSGSGGGHDALDGQDAAGLESVSIRCPFPDSDSNDEIDSGTEVGRGDGDGRNVKVQESWLYRNRRHNLLAACQPSEFAYETGGRGTMTYHLDKTVTALKDSIIPITYDMLITHLVSKSGIRNNIFPQQPMLLGNRNRLAFGTNTKSALRGVMQGNVTKTEKEVGFTLVTISRGASHGVEVGDRFALYRPDQFTFGLLNPDEERAAEAIILEVTNMTAAARVPTTSNLANIPKVELPEDLLRPTADLRLHSDPDIVPEVTCPDTFYVKPSEDGTRLVVHNNNTEIMENVPSLDHNDDSNARTLSLIVQHLSPYQRLTNLAAREDSTNPWNPRYEFEIKRIHDVNRSNSPTLPAKVQYGVVFKNTEPRPIRILNQEEEALTQFITIFNLDPTYGITQIFPDEGADSFEVYPREAIDPKFKLNITVPPQLQAASQQPGFQMHDKIIVLISSKATNFRHYSQPDLHAWLHPEDAREDVFFKKITPKGQSNMPSRQATRAEEERGTELAISG is encoded by the exons ATGGCCGTCGCACCTGAGAAGATATTTGCCGTGTTGATTGGCATCAACAACTACCGCGGGCAGTACAACAATGTCAAAAATCTATACGGTTGTGTCAAGGATGTAGACATCATCGATACACTCCTCACAACCACCCTCCGCGTTCCAGCCGGCAATGTTCATACCCTCACGTCCCCTCATGGGTCGACATTGGAAACTTTGCCGACTAAAACCAATGTCCTTGCCCTGATTGAGGAGGTCGCCGGAAGAGCGGTTGCGAGCGGCCCTGGtgcccttttcttcctgcACTACTCTGGCCACGGCAAGCGCACCAAAACAATCTACCATAAGCCAGAGAATGGTGGTTTGAAGTCTGCAGGTGCCTACGATGAGGGGTTGTGCACTCTGGGAGAGCCCCTGATGGATGTTGAGCTTTCCAATGTTTTGGATGGGCCGAATGAGCTGGGTCTCACGGTATTTGTGTCCCTCGACTGTTGTCATTCAGGAGGCGCCGATCGGGACAGCTTGCATTCAGGctctggtggtggacatgATGCTTTGGATGGTCAGGATGCCGCCGGACTTGAGAGTGTTAGCATTCGGTGTCCTTTTCCCGATTCGGACTCAAATGATGAGATTGATTCTGGCACTGAAGTGGgccgtggtgatggagatggccgCAACGTGAAAGTGCAGGAGAGCTGGCTGTATCGCAACCGGAGGCACAATCTGCTCGCAGCCTGTCAGCCAAGTGAATTCGCATATGAAactggtggaagggggacaATGACATACCATCTCGACAAAACCGTGACGGCGCTGAAAGATTCCATCATCCCAATCACCTACGATATGCTCATCACTCACCTTGTATCCAAGTCCGGTATCCGCAACAACATtttccctcaacaacccatgCTTCTAGGAAACCGCAACCGTCTGGCTTTTGGCACAAATACCAAGTCGGCTCTTAGAGGCGTGATGCAGGGCAATGTCACAAAGACAGAGAAAGAAGTGGGATTCACTCTTGTCACCATCAGCAGGGGTGCTTCTCAtggggtcgaggttggggacCGCTTCGCCCTCTACAGACCGGATCAGTTCACCTTCGGCTTACTCAATCCTGACGAGGAGCGGGCTGCCGAAGCTATCATTCTCGAGGTCACCAACATGACGGCTGCTGCGCGAGTTCCGACCACATCCAACCTTGCCAATATTCCCAAGGTTG AGCTGCCGGAAGACCTATTGCGGCCCACGGCTGACTTGAGACTACACTCTGATCCGGATATTGTCCCAGAAGTCACTTGTCCTGACACCTTTTACGTCAAGCCCTCTGAGGATGGGACAAGACTTGTGgtccacaacaacaacacagagATAATGGAGAATGTCCCCAGCCTCGACCATAACGACGACAGCAACGCCAGAACACTCTCCCTCATCGTTCAACACCTCTCCCCTTACCAGCgtctcaccaacctcgccgcccGTGAAGATTCCACAAATCCGTGGAACCCCAGGTACGAATTCGAGATAAAACGGATCCATGATGTCAACAGGTCCAACAGCCCCACGCTTCCCGCCAAGGTGCAGTACGGGGTCGTCTTCAAAAACACCGAACCCCGCCCTATCCGGATACTaaaccaagaagaggaagcccTCACCCAATTCATTaccatcttcaaccttgATCCAACCTACGGCATAACACAGATCTTCCCTGACGAAGGCGCCGACAGCTTCGAGGTCTACCCCAGAGAGGCCATCGACCCCAAGTTCAAGCTCAACATCACAGTCCCCCCACAGCTCCAAGCCgcctcccaacaaccagGCTTCCAAATGCACGACAAGATTATAGTTCTCATCTCGAGCAAGGCGACAAACTTCCGGCATTACTCGCAGCCAGACCTTCACGCCTGGCTGCATCCGGAGGATGCCCGCGAGGACGTATTCTTCAAGAAGATCACCCCGAAAGGTCAGAGCAACATGCCTTCGCGGCAGGCGACgagagcagaagaagaaagaggtACAGAACTTGCGATCTCTGGATGA